In one Bufo gargarizans isolate SCDJY-AF-19 chromosome 11, ASM1485885v1, whole genome shotgun sequence genomic region, the following are encoded:
- the LOC122921960 gene encoding sperm acrosome membrane-associated protein 6-like yields the protein MRFFTSYYLLLQIIVFLCGAQVATSCLKCFTTPADRASICYHAVSLDTMGAEECLQRLHWGFDPLNNISIAFNQIHNIRKYLKTFEKEVKKIEKRSWVELFDKKMAEFVKGVKDRAASHPPVECRPPCGLQKAARIFSCSRCAEEDCNIPVTCPLKDIKVEELEETRIWCTASFILPDHPKVVWKYAKNIKKTDLSNFKDFYIGDDLDVHIKPTRVSHKGTYACEIMDEDDDIILRRFFYLDVTQTKSKAVEEIEAEFHRALAEKLPTQEEEEERIEHGPSTKDIILTFLQSHVSYAIYAAVCCLIVTVLVGFLWHHALSVDWSKKTSAPRTSFPPEHNLP from the exons ATGCGATTCTTCACTTCGTATTATCTGCTGCTGCAGATCATAGTATTTCTATGTGGAGCTCAGGTAGCGACATCTTGCCTGAAATGCTTCACCACCCCAGCGGACAGAGCCAGCATTTGTTACCATGCGGTCTCGCTGGACACAATGGGGGCCGAAGAATGTCTCCAGAGGCTACACTGGGGCTTTGACCCCCTGAATAACATCTCGATAG CCTTCAACCAGATACACAACATCAGAAAGTATCTCAAGACCTTTGAAAAAGAGGTCAAGAAAATTGAAAAACGAT CTTGGGTCGAACTGTTTGACAAAAAGATGGCTGAATTTGTGAAAGGCGTGAAAGATCGTGCCGCAA GTCATCCACCGGTGGAATGCAGACCTCCATGTG GGCTTCAAAAAGCTGCCCGAATCTTCTCATGCAGCCGATGTGCTGAGGAGGACTGCAACATCCCGGTGACCTGTCCCC TTAAGGACATCAAGGTGGAAGAGCTGGAAGAGACCAGAATCTGGTGCACGGCGTCCTTTATCCTTCCCGATCATCCGAAGGTTGTTTGGAAGTACGCCAAAAAC atcaaaaaaactgatttgagtAACTTTAAAGACTTCTACATTGGGGATGACCTGGATGTACACATCAAGCCAACCAGAGTCAGCCATAAAGGAACTTATGCCTGTGAGATAATGGATGAGGATGATGACATCATACTCCGAAGATTCTTTTATCTCGATG TGACGCAGACTAAATCCAAGGCAGTCGAGGAAATAGAAGCTGAATTCCATCGAGCTCTGGCAGAAAAACTACCTacccaggaggaagaggaggagaggatCGAACATGGTCCCTCCACAAAAGACATCATCCTCACCTTCCTCCAGAGCCATGTCAGCTATGCCATCTACGCTGCTGTCTGCTGTCTAATTGTCACCGTATTGGTCGGGTTCCTTTGGCATCATGCCCTGAGTGTAGACTGGTCGAAAAAAACATCAGCACCAAGAACCAGCTTCCCACCAGAACACAACCTGCCATAG